A window of Patescibacteria group bacterium contains these coding sequences:
- a CDS encoding four helix bundle protein produces the protein MNNEKTGSYQDLIVWQKAMDLVVGVYEITKDFPTDERYGIVSQMRRSAVSIPSNIAEGYRRKSEVDFQRFLRIAYGSASELETQLLIAQRLRYGPASFARTDALLEEILKMLNKMTEGKSS, from the coding sequence ATGAACAACGAAAAAACGGGTTCGTACCAAGACTTGATCGTGTGGCAGAAGGCCATGGATCTTGTGGTCGGTGTTTATGAGATTACAAAAGATTTTCCTACAGATGAGCGGTATGGGATCGTGAGTCAGATGAGACGTTCCGCCGTGTCTATCCCGTCGAACATTGCGGAGGGATATAGGCGAAAAAGCGAGGTGGATTTTCAAAGATTCCTCCGGATCGCCTATGGCTCAGCGTCTGAACTCGAAACACAGCTCCTCATTGCGCAACGGTTACGATACGGGCCAGCAAGCTTTGCCCGAACGGATGCTCTCCTGGAAGAAATTCTGAAAATGTTAAACAAGATGACGGAAGGGAAGAGTTCGTAG